Proteins from one Desmodus rotundus isolate HL8 chromosome 9, HLdesRot8A.1, whole genome shotgun sequence genomic window:
- the ICAM1 gene encoding intercellular adhesion molecule 1 isoform X1, translating to MATGSLLPALLVLIGALLQAAGSANTSVQPQKAIIPRGGSVNVTCLATCDQNATLGLETPLTKRPVNNGSNWVTYELSGIQEDSAPICFSNCGANQTGASISLTVYWFPESVELAPLPQWQPVGENFTLHCKVKGGEPWNSLSVLLLRGKEVLDRQPVEGHPAEVTTTVLARREDHGANFSCHTELDLRTQSLGLIQNSSATRQLRTFVLPEIGLRLAAPRIMEVGTQLPVNCTLDGLFPASEAQVYLALKDQRLEPTVKYSSDSLCATASVRVNAGEEGIQQLRCTVTLGNQSRRTGEKVTIYSFPAPNLTLSESEVPEGTMVTVECKAHPGAVVTLNGAPVGTPGSSARFTLNASAEDNGRSFLCSAVLEVDGIKVYKNKTQNLVVLYGPLLNKSDCPENWTLQEGSQQILKCQARGNPIPQVKCHRIGDGALLPIGVLRTIMQNISGTYKCRATGHGVVTREVVVKVNYYRQNNLVIIILVAAAALSCIVGTAAYLYNRQRKIREYKLQKAQEASNIKLNTPP from the exons ATGGCCACCGGATCTCTGCTGCCAGCGCTCCTGGTCCTGATCGGGGCTCTGCTCCAAG CGGCTGGAAGTGCCAACACATCAGTACAACCCCAAAAAGCCATCATACCCCGAGGAGGCTCCGTGAACGTGACCTGCCTTGCCACCTGTGATCAAAATGCCACCTTGGGTCTTGAAACTCCGTTGACTAAGAGGCCAGTGAACAATGGGAGCAACTGGGTGACCTATGAACTTAGTGGCATACAAGAAGACAGCGCCCCAATATGCTTCTCCAACTGTGGTGCCAACCAGACCGGAGCTTCAATATCCCTTACTGTGTACT gGTTCCCAGAATCTGTGGAGCTAGCACCCCTGCCCCAGTGGCAGCCTGTGGGTGAAAACTTCACCCTACACTGCAAGGTGAAGGGAGGTGAACCCTGGAACAGCCTCTCCGTGCTGCTGCTCCGAGGGAAGGAGGTGCTGGACCGGCAGCCTGTGGAGGGGCATCCCGCTGAGGTCACCACCACAGTGCTGGCACGCAGAGAGGACCATGGCGCCAATTTCTCTTGCCACACGGAACTGGACCTTCGGACCCAAAGCCTGGGACTGATCCAGAATAGCTCAGCCACCAGGCAGCTCCGAACCTTCG TCCTGCCAGAGATCGGCCTACGCCTTGCTGCTCCCCGAATCATGGAAGTGGGCACACAGTTGCCCGTGAACTGCACCCTCGATGGGCTGTTCCCGGCCTCAGAGGCCCAGGTCTACTTGGCATTGAAGGACCAGAGGCTGGAACCCACAGTCAAGTACAGCAGTGACTCCCTCTGTGCCACTGCCTCGGTCAGGGTGAATGCAGGGGAGGAAGGCATCCAGCAGCTGAGGTGTACAGTGACGTTGGGAAACCAGAGTCGGAGGACTGGGGAGAAAGTGACCATCTACA GCTTCCCAGCTCCCAACCTGACCCTGAGTGAGTCGGAGGTCCCGGAGGGGACTATGGTGACAGTGGAATGCAAGGCACATCCTGGAGCCGTGGTGACGCTGAATGGGGCCCCAGTTGGGACTCCAGGCTCAAGTGCCCGGTTCACGCTGAATGCCAGTGCGGAGGACAACGGGCGTAGCTTCTTATGCTCTGCTGTCCTGGAGGTGGACGGGATAAAGGTGTACAAGAACAAGACCCAGAATCTCGTTGTCCTGT ATGGCCCCCTGCTAAACAAAAGTGATTGCCCAGAAAACTGGACTTTGCAAGAAGGCTCCCAGCAGATCCTGAAGTGCCAAGCCAGGGGGAACCCCATCCCCCAGGTGAAGTGTCACCGGATAGGGGATGGGGCTTTGCTGCCCATTGGGGTCTTGAGGACTATCATGCAGAATATTTCGGGCACCTACAAGTGTCGGGCCACCGGCCATGGTGTGGTCACCCGTGAAGTGGTTGTGAAAGTGAACT ACTACCGCCAGAATAACCTGGTCATCATCATTTTGGTGGCAGCCGCTGCCCTCTCGTGCATTGTGGGCACAGCCGCTTACCTCTATAATCGCCAGCGGAAAATCCGGGAATACAAGCTACAGAAGGCCCAGGAAGCGTCTAACATAAAGCTGAACACGCCACCCTGA
- the ICAM1 gene encoding intercellular adhesion molecule 1 isoform X2, which yields MATGSLLPALLVLIGALLQAAGSANTSVQPQKAIIPRGGSVNVTCLATCDQNATLGLETPLTKRPVNNGSNWVTYELSGIQEDSAPICFSNCGANQTGASISLTVYWFPESVELAPLPQWQPVGENFTLHCKVKGGEPWNSLSVLLLRGKEVLDRQPVEGHPAEVTTTVLARREDHGANFSCHTELDLRTQSLGLIQNSSATRQLRTFVLPEIGLRLAAPRIMEVGTQLPVNCTLDGLFPASEAQVYLALKDQRLEPTVKYSSDSLCATASVRVNAGEEGIQQLRCTVTLGNQSRRTGEKVTIYSFPAPNLTLSESEVPEGTMVTVECKAHPGAVVTLNGAPVGTPGSSARFTLNASAEDNGRSFLCSAVLEVDGIKVYKNKTQNLVVLYYRQNNLVIIILVAAAALSCIVGTAAYLYNRQRKIREYKLQKAQEASNIKLNTPP from the exons ATGGCCACCGGATCTCTGCTGCCAGCGCTCCTGGTCCTGATCGGGGCTCTGCTCCAAG CGGCTGGAAGTGCCAACACATCAGTACAACCCCAAAAAGCCATCATACCCCGAGGAGGCTCCGTGAACGTGACCTGCCTTGCCACCTGTGATCAAAATGCCACCTTGGGTCTTGAAACTCCGTTGACTAAGAGGCCAGTGAACAATGGGAGCAACTGGGTGACCTATGAACTTAGTGGCATACAAGAAGACAGCGCCCCAATATGCTTCTCCAACTGTGGTGCCAACCAGACCGGAGCTTCAATATCCCTTACTGTGTACT gGTTCCCAGAATCTGTGGAGCTAGCACCCCTGCCCCAGTGGCAGCCTGTGGGTGAAAACTTCACCCTACACTGCAAGGTGAAGGGAGGTGAACCCTGGAACAGCCTCTCCGTGCTGCTGCTCCGAGGGAAGGAGGTGCTGGACCGGCAGCCTGTGGAGGGGCATCCCGCTGAGGTCACCACCACAGTGCTGGCACGCAGAGAGGACCATGGCGCCAATTTCTCTTGCCACACGGAACTGGACCTTCGGACCCAAAGCCTGGGACTGATCCAGAATAGCTCAGCCACCAGGCAGCTCCGAACCTTCG TCCTGCCAGAGATCGGCCTACGCCTTGCTGCTCCCCGAATCATGGAAGTGGGCACACAGTTGCCCGTGAACTGCACCCTCGATGGGCTGTTCCCGGCCTCAGAGGCCCAGGTCTACTTGGCATTGAAGGACCAGAGGCTGGAACCCACAGTCAAGTACAGCAGTGACTCCCTCTGTGCCACTGCCTCGGTCAGGGTGAATGCAGGGGAGGAAGGCATCCAGCAGCTGAGGTGTACAGTGACGTTGGGAAACCAGAGTCGGAGGACTGGGGAGAAAGTGACCATCTACA GCTTCCCAGCTCCCAACCTGACCCTGAGTGAGTCGGAGGTCCCGGAGGGGACTATGGTGACAGTGGAATGCAAGGCACATCCTGGAGCCGTGGTGACGCTGAATGGGGCCCCAGTTGGGACTCCAGGCTCAAGTGCCCGGTTCACGCTGAATGCCAGTGCGGAGGACAACGGGCGTAGCTTCTTATGCTCTGCTGTCCTGGAGGTGGACGGGATAAAGGTGTACAAGAACAAGACCCAGAATCTCGTTGTCCTGT ACTACCGCCAGAATAACCTGGTCATCATCATTTTGGTGGCAGCCGCTGCCCTCTCGTGCATTGTGGGCACAGCCGCTTACCTCTATAATCGCCAGCGGAAAATCCGGGAATACAAGCTACAGAAGGCCCAGGAAGCGTCTAACATAAAGCTGAACACGCCACCCTGA
- the ICAM4 gene encoding intercellular adhesion molecule 4 isoform X3, which yields MGFLLPLSLLVLLAATYSEGGSARRHRAARAQSPLLDVRTWSSDVHCFVTCAGVTRGATARINAYKRPHSVILETPVLEGSEHTLRCHVTHVFPVGFLVVTLRRGSRVIYSESLERFTGLDLANVTLTYAFRARPNDLGQLVTCHAHLNLDGLVVHSSSAPMALSFLTWNPTSKALASICIAALAGILLAVGVAYLRKYLLMQSRA from the exons ATGGGGTTTCTGCTCCCCCTCTCGCTGCTGGTTTTGCTGGCAGCTACCTACTCGGAAGGTGGGAGCGCGCGGAGGCACCGAGCTGCACGGGCTCAAAGCCCG CTGCTGGATGTAAGGACCTGGAGCTCCGACGTGCACTGCTTCGTCACCTGCGCTGGAGTAACGCGAGGGGCCACGGCCAGGATCAACGCGTACA AACGGCCGCACAGCGTGATCCTGGAGACTCCGGTCTTAGAGGGCAGTGAGCACACTTTGCGCTGCCACGTGACGCACGTGTTCCCCGTGGGCTTCCTGGTGGTGACTCTGCGCCGTGGCAGCCGGGTCATCTACTCGGAGAGCCTGGAGCGCTTCACAGGCCTAGATCTGGCCAACGTGACGCTGACATACGCGTTCCGGGCTAGGCCCAATGACCTCGGACAGCTCGTGACCTGCCACGCGCATCTCAATCTGGACGGCCTGGTGGTCCACAGCAGCTCAGCACCCATGGCGCTATCATTCTTGA cttGGAACCCCACGTCCAAAGCCTTGGCTTCCATTTGCATCGCAGCCCTTGCAGGGATTCTTCTCGCCGTGGGGGTGGCCTATCTGCGAAAGTACCTACTGATGCAGTCCCGGGCTTAG
- the ICAM4 gene encoding intercellular adhesion molecule 4 isoform X2 gives MGFLLPLSLLVLLAATYSEGGSARRHRAARAQSPVRGSSPAPSETTAPFWLLDVRTWSSDVHCFVTCAGVTRGATARINAYKRPHSVILETPVLEGSEHTLRCHVTHVFPVGFLVVTLRRGSRVIYSESLERFTGLDLANVTLTYAFRARPNDLGQLVTCHAHLNLDGLVVHSSSAPMALSFLTWNPTSKALASICIAALAGILLAVGVAYLRKYLLMQSRA, from the exons ATGGGGTTTCTGCTCCCCCTCTCGCTGCTGGTTTTGCTGGCAGCTACCTACTCGGAAGGTGGGAGCGCGCGGAGGCACCGAGCTGCACGGGCTCAAAGCCCGGTAAGAGGAAGCTCTCCCGCGCCCTCAGAGACCACAGCGCCATTCTGG CTGCTGGATGTAAGGACCTGGAGCTCCGACGTGCACTGCTTCGTCACCTGCGCTGGAGTAACGCGAGGGGCCACGGCCAGGATCAACGCGTACA AACGGCCGCACAGCGTGATCCTGGAGACTCCGGTCTTAGAGGGCAGTGAGCACACTTTGCGCTGCCACGTGACGCACGTGTTCCCCGTGGGCTTCCTGGTGGTGACTCTGCGCCGTGGCAGCCGGGTCATCTACTCGGAGAGCCTGGAGCGCTTCACAGGCCTAGATCTGGCCAACGTGACGCTGACATACGCGTTCCGGGCTAGGCCCAATGACCTCGGACAGCTCGTGACCTGCCACGCGCATCTCAATCTGGACGGCCTGGTGGTCCACAGCAGCTCAGCACCCATGGCGCTATCATTCTTGA cttGGAACCCCACGTCCAAAGCCTTGGCTTCCATTTGCATCGCAGCCCTTGCAGGGATTCTTCTCGCCGTGGGGGTGGCCTATCTGCGAAAGTACCTACTGATGCAGTCCCGGGCTTAG
- the ICAM4 gene encoding intercellular adhesion molecule 4 isoform X1, which translates to MGFLLPLSLLVLLAATYSEGGSARRHRAARAQSPVRGSSPAPSETTAPFWVSISPKLVTVAPGSSVWLNCSSNCPLLESPILHTGLRRGQTLSGPNWVSFQLLDVRTWSSDVHCFVTCAGVTRGATARINAYKRPHSVILETPVLEGSEHTLRCHVTHVFPVGFLVVTLRRGSRVIYSESLERFTGLDLANVTLTYAFRARPNDLGQLVTCHAHLNLDGLVVHSSSAPMALSFLTWNPTSKALASICIAALAGILLAVGVAYLRKYLLMQSRA; encoded by the exons ATGGGGTTTCTGCTCCCCCTCTCGCTGCTGGTTTTGCTGGCAGCTACCTACTCGGAAGGTGGGAGCGCGCGGAGGCACCGAGCTGCACGGGCTCAAAGCCCGGTAAGAGGAAGCTCTCCCGCGCCCTCAGAGACCACAGCGCCATTCTGGGTGAGCATAAGCCCCAAGTTAGTGACCGTGGCGCCGGGGAGTTCAGTATGGCTCAACTGCAGCAGCAACTGCCCGCTGTTGGAGAGTCCCATCCTCCATACTGGACTGCGGCGCGGCCAGACGCTCAGCGGACCCAACTGGGTCTCGTTCCAGCTGCTGGATGTAAGGACCTGGAGCTCCGACGTGCACTGCTTCGTCACCTGCGCTGGAGTAACGCGAGGGGCCACGGCCAGGATCAACGCGTACA AACGGCCGCACAGCGTGATCCTGGAGACTCCGGTCTTAGAGGGCAGTGAGCACACTTTGCGCTGCCACGTGACGCACGTGTTCCCCGTGGGCTTCCTGGTGGTGACTCTGCGCCGTGGCAGCCGGGTCATCTACTCGGAGAGCCTGGAGCGCTTCACAGGCCTAGATCTGGCCAACGTGACGCTGACATACGCGTTCCGGGCTAGGCCCAATGACCTCGGACAGCTCGTGACCTGCCACGCGCATCTCAATCTGGACGGCCTGGTGGTCCACAGCAGCTCAGCACCCATGGCGCTATCATTCTTGA cttGGAACCCCACGTCCAAAGCCTTGGCTTCCATTTGCATCGCAGCCCTTGCAGGGATTCTTCTCGCCGTGGGGGTGGCCTATCTGCGAAAGTACCTACTGATGCAGTCCCGGGCTTAG
- the ICAM5 gene encoding intercellular adhesion molecule 5 isoform X1, which translates to MPGPSPGLCWVLLILLAAFVLGLIDLSVVAQEPFWADLQPRVALVERGGSLWLNCSTNCPRPERGGLETSLRRNGTQRGLRWLARQLVDIREPETQPVCFFRCARRTLQARGLIRTFQRPDRVELVPLPAWQPVGENFTLSCRVPGAGPRGSLTMTLLRGTQELIRRSFSGEPPRARGAVLTATVLARREDHRANFSCHAELDLRPHGLGLFENSSAPRMLRTFALPPESPRLAVPRLLEVGSERPVSCALDGLFPASEAQVYLALGDQRLSPDITLEGNVLRAAATATASAEQEGTRQLVCNVTLGGESRETRENVTVYSFSAPLLTLSESSVPEGKMVTVTCAAGARALVTLDGVPAAVPGQPAQLELNATVNDDRRSFFCNATLEVDGEILSKNESTELRVLYAPRLDDSDCPRSWTWPEGPEQELRCEARGNPAPSVHCARPYGGVVLALGLLGPVTRTLAGTYRCTAANIQGKAVKEVTLTVEYAPALDSVGCPERITWLEGTEASLTCVAHGVPPPNVSCVRSGEAEVIEGLLLVAREHAGTYRCEATNVRGSVAKNVAITVEYGPSFVELSCPSNWTWVEGSGRLFSCEVDGKPQPRVECIGSKGTSEGVLLPLAPPDPSVRAPSIPSEIAAGIYTCNATNRHGSMVKMVAVTVESPPKMNESTCPSHQTWLEGAEAAVLACAALGRPSPQVSCSREGAPWPQRLHVSRQDAGTYLCLATNPHGTEARTITVGVEYRPVVAELAASPPGGVWPGGNFTLTCRAEAWPPAQISWRAPPGALNIGLSSNNSTLSVAGALGSHGGEYECAATNAHGRHVRRITVRVAGPWLWVAVGGAVGGAALLAAGAGLAFYVQSTACKKGEYNVQEAESSGEAVCLNGAGGGTGGGTSTRGGTEPEGTAEAPVGGEVFAIQLTSA; encoded by the exons ATGCCAGGGCCCTCGCCAGGGTTGTGCTGGGTGCTGCTCATCCTCTTGGCTGCCTTCGTCCTGGGGCTCATCGACCTCTCAG TGGTCGCTCAGGAGCCTTTCTGGGCGGACCTGCAGCCCCGCGTGGCCCTCGTGGAGCGCGGGGGATCGCTGTGGCTGAATTGCAGCACCAACTGCCCACGACCTGAGCGCGGCGGCCTGGAGACCTCGCTGCGCCGGAATGGGACTCAGAGGGGTTTACGCTGGCTGGCgcggcagctggtggacattCGAGAGCCGGAGACCCAGCCGGTCTGCTTCTTCCGCTGCGCGCGGCGCACACTGCAGGCGCGGGGGCTCATTCGTACTTTTC AGCGGCCTGATCGAGTAGAGCTGGTGCCGCTGCCTGCCTGGCAGCCTGTGGGCGAGAACTTCACCCTGAGCTGTCGGGTCCCTGGCGCTGGGCCTCGTGGGAGCCTCACAATGACTCTTCTGCGGGGCACCCAGGAGCTGATCCGTCGCAGCTTCTCCGGGGAGCCACCCCGAGCGCGGGGCGCGGTGCTAACGGCCACAGTACTGGCGCGGAGGGAGGACCATAGAGCCAATTTTTCGTGCCACGCGGAGCTGGACCTGCGGCCCCACGGCCTGGGGCTGTTTGAAAACAGCTCGGCTCCCAGAATGCTCCGAACCTTCG CACTGCCTCCGGAATCCCCACGCCTCGCTGTCCCCCGGCTCTTGGAAGTGGGCTCGGAAAGACCTGTGAGCTGCGCCCTGGATGGGCTGTTTCCAGCCTCGGAGGCCCAGGTCTACCTGGCGCTGGGGGACCAGAGATTGAGTCCTGATATCACCCTGGAGGGGAACGTGCTCAGGGCCGCTGCCACAGCCACAGCTAGCGCAGAACAGGAAGGCACCAGGCAGCTGGTCTGCAACGTGACCCTGGGGGGCGAGAGCCGTGAGACCCGGGAGAACGTGACTGTCTACA GCTTCTCCGCGCCTCTCCTGACCCTGAGCGAGTCCAGCGTCCCGGAGGGGAAGATGGTGACAGTAACCTGCGCAGCTGGGGCCAGAGCTTTGGTTACTCTGGACGGAGTTCCAGCTGCAGTCCCGGGACAGCCTGCCCAGCTCGAGCTAAACGCCACCGTGAACGACGACAGACGTAGCTTCTTCTGCAACGCGACCCTCGAGGTGGACGGGGAGATCCTGAGCAAGAACGAGAGCACCGAACTGCGAGTCCTAT ACGCTCCCCGGCTGGACGATTCGGACTGTCCCAGGAGCTGGACGTGGCCGGAGGGCCCAGAGCAGGAGCTGCGTTGCGAGGCCCGCGGAAATCCAGCGCCTTCTGTGCACTGCGCTCGGCCCTATGGCGGGGTAGTGCTGGCGCTAGGCCTGCTGGGTCCTGTCACTCGCACGCTTGCTGGCACCTACCGCTGCACCGCGGCCAATATCCAGGGCAAGGCGGTCAAGGAGGTGACACTGACAGTGGAGT ATGCACCAGCCCTGGACAGCGTGGGCTGCCCAGAACGTATCACATGGCTGGAAGGAACAGAGGCCTCGCTGACCTGTGTGGCACACGGGGTGCCACCACCCAATGTGAGCTGTGTGCGCTCTGGGGAGGCCGAAGTTATTGAGGGCCTGCTGCTTGTGGCCCGGGAGCACGCAGGCACCTACCGCTGTGAAGCCACCAATGTTCGAGGCTCTGTGGCCAAAAATGTGGCTATCACAGTGGAAT ATGGTCCCAGTTTTGTGGAGCTGAGCTGCCCCAGCAATTGGACATGGGTGGAAGGATCTGGACGGCTCTTTTCTTGTGAGGTTGATGGGAAGCCACAGCCAAGAGTGGAGTGCATTGGCTCCAAGGGCACCAGTGAAGGGGTGCTGCTGCCTCTGGCACCTCCAGACCCTAGTGTCAGAGCCCCCAGCATCCCTAGTGAAATTGCCGCTGGTATCTACACCTGCAACGCCACCAACCGGCACGGCTCCATGGTCAAGATGGTGGCTGTGACTGTGGAGT CACCTCCGAAAATGAATGAGTCCACCTGTCCGAGTCACCAGACATGGCTGGAAGGGGCTGAGGCTGCTGTGCTGGCCTGTGCCGCCCTAGGTCGCCCTTCCCCACAAGTGAGCTGCTCCCGGGAGGGTGCCCCCTGGCCTCAGCGGCTGCACGTGTCCCGACAGGATGCGGGCACCTACCTCTGCTTGGCCACCAACCCGCATGGCACGGAGGCTCGGACCATTACCGTGGGTGTGGAAT ACCGGCCAGTGGTGGCCGAGCTGGCTGCCTCACCTCCAGGAGGTGTGTGGCCAGGCGGGAACTTCACGTTGACCTGCCGCGCTGAGGCCTGGCCCCCTGCCCAGATCAGCTGGCGTGCACCCCCAGGGGCACTCAACATAGGCCTGTCAAGCAACAACAGCACGCTGAGCGTGGCAGGCGCTCTAGGTAGCCACGGAGGAGAGTACGAGTGCGCAGCCACCAATGCGCATGGTCGCCACGTGCGGCGCATCACCGTGCGTGTGGCTG GTCCATGGCTGTGGGTCGCCGTGGGAGGTGCGGTGGGGGGCGCAGCGTTGCTGGCCGCAGGGGCCGGCCTGGCCTTCTATGTGCAGTCCACCGCCTGCAAGAAGGGCGAGTATAACGTGCAGGAAGCCGAGAGCTCGGGTGAGGCTGTCTGTCTCAATGGTGCGGGCGGCGGCACAGGCGGGGGCACCAGCACCCGAGGTGGAACAGAACCTGAGGGCACTGCAGAGGCGCCGGTGGGGGGTGAGGTCTTCGCCATCCAGCTGACATCAGCGTGA
- the ICAM5 gene encoding intercellular adhesion molecule 5 isoform X2, whose amino-acid sequence MFFTWVWNPPLFLVPSHLSFALISTLVSPPPDNPENQFAPIPPPGVPSCQPSLAVCGRPHLSSHHPSSPPCFPITPLAPWRPKLSADMSQRHPRVVAQEPFWADLQPRVALVERGGSLWLNCSTNCPRPERGGLETSLRRNGTQRGLRWLARQLVDIREPETQPVCFFRCARRTLQARGLIRTFQRPDRVELVPLPAWQPVGENFTLSCRVPGAGPRGSLTMTLLRGTQELIRRSFSGEPPRARGAVLTATVLARREDHRANFSCHAELDLRPHGLGLFENSSAPRMLRTFGFSAPLLTLSESSVPEGKMVTVTCAAGARALVTLDGVPAAVPGQPAQLELNATVNDDRRSFFCNATLEVDGEILSKNESTELRVLYAPRLDDSDCPRSWTWPEGPEQELRCEARGNPAPSVHCARPYGGVVLALGLLGPVTRTLAGTYRCTAANIQGKAVKEVTLTVEYAPALDSVGCPERITWLEGTEASLTCVAHGVPPPNVSCVRSGEAEVIEGLLLVAREHAGTYRCEATNVRGSVAKNVAITVEYGPSFVELSCPSNWTWVEGSGRLFSCEVDGKPQPRVECIGSKGTSEGVLLPLAPPDPSVRAPSIPSEIAAGIYTCNATNRHGSMVKMVAVTVESPPKMNESTCPSHQTWLEGAEAAVLACAALGRPSPQVSCSREGAPWPQRLHVSRQDAGTYLCLATNPHGTEARTITVGVEYRPVVAELAASPPGGVWPGGNFTLTCRAEAWPPAQISWRAPPGALNIGLSSNNSTLSVAGALGSHGGEYECAATNAHGRHVRRITVRVAGPWLWVAVGGAVGGAALLAAGAGLAFYVQSTACKKGEYNVQEAESSGEAVCLNGAGGGTGGGTSTRGGTEPEGTAEAPVGGEVFAIQLTSA is encoded by the exons ATGTTCTTCACCTGGGTTTGGAATCCTCCTTTATTCTTGGTTCCCTCTCATCTCTCCTTTGCCCTCATCTCAACCTTAGTCTCCCCTCCTCCAGATAACCCAGAGAACCAGTTCGCTCCCATTCCCCCACCTGGGGTGCCCTCCTGCCAGCCATCGCTTGCTGTGTGTGGAAGACCCCATCTTTCCTCTCACCATCCTTCATCCCCTCCATGCTTTCCCATCACCCCATTAGCACCTTGGAGACCAAAGCTGTCCGCTGACATGTCCCAGAGACACCCTCGAG TGGTCGCTCAGGAGCCTTTCTGGGCGGACCTGCAGCCCCGCGTGGCCCTCGTGGAGCGCGGGGGATCGCTGTGGCTGAATTGCAGCACCAACTGCCCACGACCTGAGCGCGGCGGCCTGGAGACCTCGCTGCGCCGGAATGGGACTCAGAGGGGTTTACGCTGGCTGGCgcggcagctggtggacattCGAGAGCCGGAGACCCAGCCGGTCTGCTTCTTCCGCTGCGCGCGGCGCACACTGCAGGCGCGGGGGCTCATTCGTACTTTTC AGCGGCCTGATCGAGTAGAGCTGGTGCCGCTGCCTGCCTGGCAGCCTGTGGGCGAGAACTTCACCCTGAGCTGTCGGGTCCCTGGCGCTGGGCCTCGTGGGAGCCTCACAATGACTCTTCTGCGGGGCACCCAGGAGCTGATCCGTCGCAGCTTCTCCGGGGAGCCACCCCGAGCGCGGGGCGCGGTGCTAACGGCCACAGTACTGGCGCGGAGGGAGGACCATAGAGCCAATTTTTCGTGCCACGCGGAGCTGGACCTGCGGCCCCACGGCCTGGGGCTGTTTGAAAACAGCTCGGCTCCCAGAATGCTCCGAACCTTCG GCTTCTCCGCGCCTCTCCTGACCCTGAGCGAGTCCAGCGTCCCGGAGGGGAAGATGGTGACAGTAACCTGCGCAGCTGGGGCCAGAGCTTTGGTTACTCTGGACGGAGTTCCAGCTGCAGTCCCGGGACAGCCTGCCCAGCTCGAGCTAAACGCCACCGTGAACGACGACAGACGTAGCTTCTTCTGCAACGCGACCCTCGAGGTGGACGGGGAGATCCTGAGCAAGAACGAGAGCACCGAACTGCGAGTCCTAT ACGCTCCCCGGCTGGACGATTCGGACTGTCCCAGGAGCTGGACGTGGCCGGAGGGCCCAGAGCAGGAGCTGCGTTGCGAGGCCCGCGGAAATCCAGCGCCTTCTGTGCACTGCGCTCGGCCCTATGGCGGGGTAGTGCTGGCGCTAGGCCTGCTGGGTCCTGTCACTCGCACGCTTGCTGGCACCTACCGCTGCACCGCGGCCAATATCCAGGGCAAGGCGGTCAAGGAGGTGACACTGACAGTGGAGT ATGCACCAGCCCTGGACAGCGTGGGCTGCCCAGAACGTATCACATGGCTGGAAGGAACAGAGGCCTCGCTGACCTGTGTGGCACACGGGGTGCCACCACCCAATGTGAGCTGTGTGCGCTCTGGGGAGGCCGAAGTTATTGAGGGCCTGCTGCTTGTGGCCCGGGAGCACGCAGGCACCTACCGCTGTGAAGCCACCAATGTTCGAGGCTCTGTGGCCAAAAATGTGGCTATCACAGTGGAAT ATGGTCCCAGTTTTGTGGAGCTGAGCTGCCCCAGCAATTGGACATGGGTGGAAGGATCTGGACGGCTCTTTTCTTGTGAGGTTGATGGGAAGCCACAGCCAAGAGTGGAGTGCATTGGCTCCAAGGGCACCAGTGAAGGGGTGCTGCTGCCTCTGGCACCTCCAGACCCTAGTGTCAGAGCCCCCAGCATCCCTAGTGAAATTGCCGCTGGTATCTACACCTGCAACGCCACCAACCGGCACGGCTCCATGGTCAAGATGGTGGCTGTGACTGTGGAGT CACCTCCGAAAATGAATGAGTCCACCTGTCCGAGTCACCAGACATGGCTGGAAGGGGCTGAGGCTGCTGTGCTGGCCTGTGCCGCCCTAGGTCGCCCTTCCCCACAAGTGAGCTGCTCCCGGGAGGGTGCCCCCTGGCCTCAGCGGCTGCACGTGTCCCGACAGGATGCGGGCACCTACCTCTGCTTGGCCACCAACCCGCATGGCACGGAGGCTCGGACCATTACCGTGGGTGTGGAAT ACCGGCCAGTGGTGGCCGAGCTGGCTGCCTCACCTCCAGGAGGTGTGTGGCCAGGCGGGAACTTCACGTTGACCTGCCGCGCTGAGGCCTGGCCCCCTGCCCAGATCAGCTGGCGTGCACCCCCAGGGGCACTCAACATAGGCCTGTCAAGCAACAACAGCACGCTGAGCGTGGCAGGCGCTCTAGGTAGCCACGGAGGAGAGTACGAGTGCGCAGCCACCAATGCGCATGGTCGCCACGTGCGGCGCATCACCGTGCGTGTGGCTG GTCCATGGCTGTGGGTCGCCGTGGGAGGTGCGGTGGGGGGCGCAGCGTTGCTGGCCGCAGGGGCCGGCCTGGCCTTCTATGTGCAGTCCACCGCCTGCAAGAAGGGCGAGTATAACGTGCAGGAAGCCGAGAGCTCGGGTGAGGCTGTCTGTCTCAATGGTGCGGGCGGCGGCACAGGCGGGGGCACCAGCACCCGAGGTGGAACAGAACCTGAGGGCACTGCAGAGGCGCCGGTGGGGGGTGAGGTCTTCGCCATCCAGCTGACATCAGCGTGA